The DNA region AACTGCAGATACGCCACGGTGTCCGGATCCGCCTCGGGCAGCCGCTCGGTGCCCGTCCCGCCGACCGCGTCGGCCGCGAGACAGGGCACCGAGCCGTGCCCGTGCCGGGCGAGCAGCCGGGACACGTCCGGCGCGAGCGAGGCGCAGGTGAGCGCGGCCCGCGGATGGGTCTGCCGGACGATCCCGGCCACCCGCTCCTCGTGGTGGCTGCGCCCGTCGTAGGGCGGCACCGGCACGGCGACCGCCCCGGCGTACAGGCACGCCAGGAACGACACCGCGAACTGGGCCCGGGACTCGTGGAGCAGCAGCACCGGCTCGCCGGTGGCCCCGTCGGCGAGCAGCCGGCCGGCGAGCCGGCGGGCCCGGGCGTCGAGCGCGCGGTACGTGAGCGAGGCGGGGCGACCGCGTTCGTCGCTGTCCGGCAGCAGGAGCAGCGCGGTGCGCTCCGGCGCCCGCCCGACTCTGTCGGTCATCAGTTCGGTGAAGGTGCGATGTGCGCTCAACTCGGCCCCCTGCGTGTCGTACGGGCGCTGACGCCCCCGGCGGTCGGCGCCCGTCTCTCACCCGCCACCCGACCGTAGGCACGGCGGCTGGACGGGCACTCGACCGGCGCTGGGCCGGGCCGGAGCGGATCGGGGACGTGCGGGGGCTTGCGTCCTCAGCGGGGCGCCGTCCAGCCGACCCTCGGGCGCACCCGCCGAGGCGCGCCCCAGGGCGCGCGCGGCGCCCGGGCCGCCGGGTCCTCGGCGTCCTCCGCCGCGGCCGCCGCACGCACCCTGGCCAGCAGGACGGCCGTCAGCGCGGCGAGTTCCACGGGGTCCGGCCGCCCCCGTACGACGACGAAGGCGGGCTGCGTCTCGGTGGTCTCGTCCATGGGCCCGATGCTGGGTCCGGCGCCTCGAGAAGTCCTCGGGAAGGAGTGGGGGCGGGGGTGGGGGAGAGGCGGTCGAGGGGGGCACGGGATGGCCCGGAGCGGGCCGGCCGAGGCCCGGGGGAGGCTCGGGGAGGCCCCCGTCGGGTGCTCCCGGCGGCGAGAGCGCCCGGTCGCCTGCCGGGCCCGGCAGGGCGGAAGGCCACTCGGCGGACGTGCCGCCCGGCGCCGCCCGGCGGCGCTCAGCCGGCGGTCAGCGGGCGGGCCGGGTCCACGGCGACGCGGGCGGTGCCGGCCAGGCCGTCGAGCCGGGTGCGCCAGGGCGCGCCCGCCCGGACCCGCTCGTCGGCCGCGGGGTCGTGCCACCACAGCAGACCGGTGTACGCGTACGGGTCGGCCACCGAGCGCAGCAGCAGGCTGCCGCCGAAGGCCTCCTCGGCCACGCAGGTGCCGACCAGCGAGCCGAAGTCCAGCTCGAAGCGGTCCGGGTCGGCGGTGGGCGCGACCGCGGCCCGCAGCAGGACCAGGCGGGCGGCGTCGGCGGGCGTGCCGTTCGGGGCCATCCGGCCCACGGTGACGAGGAGTTCGGTCTCCGCGGGCGCGGGCGGCGCCGCCGGCTCCTCGCGTCCGGCCCGCAGCAGCCGGTCGAGGCCGGTCCACTGCTCGACGTGCACATAGGCGCCGGGGCGCCCGGTCAGGGCGGCGGTCACCTGGGAGACGAAGCCCCGGCGGGACTCCCGGCGCCGGGCGTGGGCGAGCAGGCCGGGCTCGAACTCCCCGGGCGGCGCGGTGGTGGTGAAACGTCCGATCACGGTCAGTTCCGGCTCACGCTCGCGTGGATACACCGCCCGGCCCCCCTTCTCGTCCCGGTGGTGCGCGTGCAGTCCCGGACATCCGACCACAGGCTGCTTGAGAACCGCTTGAGGAGGCCCGCGTTCCCGGGCAGGGCCCGCGCGCCCGAGAGTTCCTCGAGGATCCACCGAGCCGCCGCGGGGACCGTGGCCTTCCCGAAGTCTCGGAAGGGAGGGCCCGACGTGCCCGCAACCGGAAACAGCGACGGCGTCGCCACCCGTGTGCTCCTCGGGCGGCTCGCGCGGTCGGTGTGGACCTCGCTCGTCGCCTACGGCTCCATGTGGGTGCCCGTGGACGAGAACCCGCTCTGGCAGCGCTACCAGCAGGCCATGGCGGACGACCCGCGGACCGGAGGTCCGCAGGCCGGAGCCCCGCGGCCCGACGGCGGAACCGATTCTGACCGGAAGACCTCGAGCGCGAATTGAGCGGTGCCCGCCGACACCCGGCGGACGGGGCGGAGGAACGGAGGGATGGCATGACGACGGTGGTGGACCCGGTCGACTCCTCGGAGGTCGCCGTCCAGGAACGCATCGCCCGGCTCGAACACGAATTCGGCGACCTCGACGACCCCGGAAACCCGCTGGGCGCCCAGCAGTTCCTGGCCGCCGACGAGGAGCGGCGGCTGCTGCCGGCCGCCGAGCGGCTGCTCGACGCCTTCGGCCTGAACGCCGAGTTCGTGCCCGTCGCCCTCGGCGGCCGGCTCGACCGGCTCGACGTGCTGGCCCGGGTGCTGCGCGTGGTGTTCCGCCGCGACGCCGCCCTGGGCCTGGGCTACGGCCTCACCTCGTACCTCGCGGCGGTCGGCGTGTGGACGGCCGGCACGCCCGGCCAGCGGCAGGAGACCGCCGCCCTGCTGCTCGCCCACGGCAGGATGGCCTGCGCCTACCCCGAGCCGCCGCAGGGCAACGACTTCCTGCGCAACCGGCTCACCGCCGTGCCGGACGGCGCCGGCTACCGCGTCGGCGGCCGCAAGGAGGCCCTCAACAACGGGGCCCGGGCCGGCGCCCTCGTGCTCTTCGCCGACACGCCCGACGGGCTGAGCGCCCTCCTGACCCCCGGACCCGCCCACCCCGACGGCGCCGGCATCCGGCTGCTGCCGCGCCGCCCGACCACCGGCGTACGCGGCTGCGCCGTCCAGGGCCTCGCCTTCGACGGGCCCCGGCCGCCCACCGGACGGCTCCTCGGACCGGCGGGCGGCGGCACCCGTCTCGCCGAGCACGTCTTCCCGCTCACCCGCAGCGCCGGTCTGTCGATGACCCTCGGCTGCGCCGACACCGCCCTGCGCACCACCACCGCCTTCGCCCGCTCCCGGCGCCGCCGCAGCCCCGCCTCGCTGCACTCCTCGCGGACCCGCACCGCGCTCGTGAACGCCTTCGCCGACCTGCTGGTGTGCGACTGTCTGTCCCTCGTCGCCACCCGGGCCACGCATGTGCTGCCGCGCGAGAGCCGGACCCTCGGCGCCGTCGCCAAGTACCTGCTGCCGATGGTCCTCACCGAGACGATGGACGACCTGTCGATCGTGCTCGGCTCCGAGGCGTACGCCACCAGCGGCGGCTACGCGATCTTCCAGAAGACCGCCCGCGACCTGCCGATCCTCGGCCTGGGCAGCGCGGGCGCCTCGGCCAGCCGGGCCGTGCTCGTCGCCCAGCTGCGCCGACTGCCCGCGTTCGGTACGCCACAGGCGCAGGGCGACGCCGAACTCGGCGCCCTCTTCCGGCCGTTCGACGCGGCCCTGCCGCCGTGCGAGGTCTGGGAGAACGGCCGGCCCGCCGACCGGGACTCGCTGCTCGGCTCCCTGGAGGAGTCGGCCCGGCACGCCGACGGACCGCTCGCCGAGGCCGCCGGGGTGCTCGTGGCGCAACTGGCCGTGCTGCGCGAGGGCTGCGCCGAACTCGCCGCCCGGCCCGCCGCCGAGCCCCCCGGCCCCCGCGCCCTCGCCCTGGCCGACCGCTACGCGCTGCTCGTCGCGGGCGCCGCCTGCCTGGGCGTGTGGCGCCACCGCCCGCCCGGCGGCTTCCTGGCCGGCCCGGACTGGGCGGCCACCGCGCTCACCCGCGTCGCCGGCCGGCTCGACCGCACGGCGGTCCGGATGCCGGAGGCCGCCGCCGACCAGCTGCTCGGCGAGCTCCTTCACCGCTTCGACGACGCCCGCAGCTACGACCTGTACGCGACCGCGCTCGGCCGCTCGTGACCGGGCGCTCGTGACCGTACGAGGCGTGACCAGGAGGTACGACATGGAACACCCGGTGCGGCATCGCGGGGGCGGGGGCTCGTGGCGGGAGGTGCGGGACGCGGTCGCCGGGGACGGCAGCTGTGTCGTGTACGCGGCCGTCGACGACTGGGTGCCGGCGGACCCCGGCGCGCCGGGGCTCGCCGCCGATCTGGGGCCGGACGACCACGCGCGGCTGGTCCGGATGCCCGCCTCGCGCAACCGGGACCGGTTCGTCGCCGCCCGGCTGCTGCTCAAGTCGGCGGCGGGCGCGGTGCTCGACGCCCTGCCGCACGAGCTGGAACTGGCGTACAAACCGGGCGGCCGCCCGTATCTGCGCGGCATCGGCCATCTGGACGTCGGCCTCAGCCACACCGAGGGCCTGCTCGTCGTCGGCCTCACCCGGGTCGGCCGGATCGGCGTGGACACCGAGCCGGCCGACCGGCGGATGCTGGAGCTCGGCACCGAGCACCAGGCCTGCACACCGCACGAACTGGCGGCCCTGGAGCGGGTTCCCCCGGAGCGGCGCAACCGCGAGCTGGTGCGGCTGTGGACGCTCAAGGAGGCCTACAGCAAGGCGATCGGGCAGGGACTCCGGTTCCGCTTCACCGAGTTCGGCTTCGGCCCGCCCGTCGGGTCGCCCGGCGGCCCCACCCGCATGCTGCGGCCCGACGGCACCCCCGGCGCGGGGCGCGAGTGGACCTTCCACAGCTGGCGGGTCGAGGACGCCCGCACCGCCTACACCGTCAGCGCCGCCGTCCACGACCCCGGCTTCGACGACCGGGCTCCAGTGCCAGTTGAGCGATGAACGAGGCACTGCGGTGACCCTCTCCTCGCGCATCTGACCGAAAAGGTGCGGCAAGAAAGCACGGCCACACACGGCCACACGAACCACGGCCACATGCAGCGCGGCGTACGAAGGGGGATCGGGTGCAGCGCTATCTCGCGGTCCGGCCGGGGCCCGCCACGGACGGGATCCGGCTGTTCTGCTTCCACCACGCCGGCGGCGGCGCCATGACGTTCGCCGGCTGGCAGCGGCGCATCGGCCCGGACGTGTCCGTCCTGCCGGTGCGGCTGCCCGGCCGGGAGACCCGGCGGCGCGAGGAACGGATCACCGACGGCGCCCGGCTCCTCGACGAGCTCCAGGCCGACCTCGGCCCGCTGCTCGACGAGCCGTACGCCCTCTACGGGCACAGCCTGGGCGCGCTGGTCGCCTACCGGTTCGCCGAGCACCGGATGCGCGCCGGGCTGCGCCCGCCCGAGCTGCTCTCGGTCGGCGCCTGCTCGGCGCCCCAGCTGCCCGCCCCGGTCCTGGAGACCCTGCTCAGCCCGGAACTCCCCGACGAGGAACTCATCCGGGCGCTCGGCGACAACGAGTCCATCCCCGCGCTGCTGCGGGGCAGGATCGGCTGGCTGGCCGGCACCCTCGCCACCCTGCGCACCGATCTGCTCCTCGCCCAGGACCTGCGGTCCACGCCCGTGACCGCGCTGCCCTGCCCCCTCGACGCCTACGCGGGCGAGGTCGACCCGCTGGTCTCCGCGCCCGAGGTGCAGGCCTGGCAGGAGTGCACCACCACCCGTTTCCGGCTGCGGACCGTCCGCGGCACGCACTTCTTCGTACGGGGCCGGGACGTGCCCCGGGCGATGGGGGAGGCCCTGCGGGCCCCTGCGACAGGACCCGGTGCGGCGCGTCCCGGCACGGCGCCGCGCCAGGCCGGCTGATCCACGTAACCCGAAGGAGATCCGCGCATGGACATCAGCGTGCTCGGCCCGTTCCGGGCCACCCTGTCCGGGGTGCCGGTGCACCTCACGGCGGTCAAACCGCGCAAGGTCTTCGCCCTGCTCGCCCTCCAGGCGGGCGAGCTCGTCTCGGTGGCCTCGCTGGTGGAGGAGGTGTGGGGCGAGCATCCGCCCCGCAGCGTCCAGACCACCCTGCAGACGTACATCCTGCAGATCCGCAACGCCATCGGCGCCGCGCTCGGCGACGGCACCGAGCGCGCCGCCCTGCCCAACGGCGTCAAGAGCGTGCTCGTCACCGAGCCCGGCGGCTACCGCCTCGACAGCCACGGCGGTCTGCTCGACGCCCACGAGTTCGACGCGCTGTCCTCGGCCGGCCACCGGGCCCTGCACCAGGGCGACTGGCCCGGCGCCTCCTCGTACTTCGGCCGGGCGCTCGCCCTGTGGCACGGGCGCGCGCTCGCCGACGTCCAGTGCGGGTCGCTGCTCGAAGTGGAGGCCACCCGGCTCGACGAGTCGCGGATGAGCGTCCTTCAGCGGCGGATCGAGGCAGACCTGAGGCTCGGGCGCCATCATGAGCTGGTCGGCGAGCTCTCCGGGCTCGCCGCACGTCATCCCCTGCACGAGGCGGTGCACGAGCAGCTGATGCTCGCGCTGTACCGGGTCGGGCGCCGCAGCGACGCCCTCTCCGTCTACCGGCAGCTGCGCCGCTGCCTCAACCAGAGCCTCGGCCTCGACCCCTCGCCCAGCGTTGAGCACCTCCACCAGGCGGTGCTCGACTCCTCGCCGCGGCTCGACCTGGACACCGCGGGCGCGCAGCTGGCGAGCGCCAACTGACCCGTATCGACCGACCGTATCGACCGACCCGTATCGACCGATCGAGAGGAAGCATCGTGACCGACATGAACCTGTCCGAGCTGGGGGCGCTCCTGCTCGAATGCGTCGGTGCCCCGGAGGAGGGCATGGCGCTGGAGGGCGAGGCCGCCCTCGACACCCCGTTCCTGGAGTTCGGCTACGACTCGCTCGCCCTCCTCCAGGCCACCAGCGTCATCAACCGCACGTACGGCATCGTCCTCGACGACGACGCCGTCATGGAGGCCGAGACCCCGCGGATGCTCCTCGCGCTGATCGGCGCGGCGCCGCGCGCCGGCGCGATCCGCTGACCCCGCCCGAGCGACCCCACCGACCGAGCAGACGGAGGAGACCCATGCCCTACGCAGCCATCACGTACCGGGTCAAGCCGGGATTCGAGGAAGAGATCACCAAGATCTTCACCGACTTCCGGAGAGTGGACACGCCCGACTTCACCGGCGCCGACGGCGAGCAGGCCGGCCGGCTGCTCGGCACGGCGGTGTTCCTGAAGGACGACGTGGTCGTCCGGGTCATCCACTACGAGGGCGACTTCGCGGCCGTGGGCAAACACATGGCCGCCCAGCAGGGCGTGCACAGCGCGGAGGCCGCGCTCCTGCCGTACCTCGCCGAGCCCCGTGACACCCGCTCGCCGCAGGCGTTCGCGGAGTACTTCCGGGAGGCCACCATGCACACCCTCGTCCAGTTGACGGTGGACACCCACCCCACGGGGGCCCGGGCGTCATGACCGAGGTGCTGGCCGTCGTGGCCGTGCTCGGCAGCGGGGTCACCGCCGGAGTGCTGTTCGCCGTCGCGCTGAGCGTGCTGCCCGCGCTGTTCGCGATGGAGACCGGCACCTATGTGCACGCGCACCAGCTGCTCGGCCGCAACTGGGACCCCACGATGCCCGTCATCGTGCTGAGCAGCACCCTGGCCGACGGGGTGCTCGCCGTGGCGGCCGACGGCGCCGCGCGCCCGCTGTTCGCGGCCGGCGCGGTGCTGCTGCTCGGCGTGTCCGGCGTGTCCCATCTGTGCAACGTCCCGATCAACCGCCGGGTCAAGGCGATCACCGACCCGGCGGTCATCCCGCCGGACTGGGAGGACCCGCGCCCGCTCTGGCGCCGCTTCCACTATCTGCGCACCGCCCTGGCCCTCGTGGCCCTGATCCTCAACGGGGCCGCGCTGACGGCAATCTGAGTTCTCGTCACATCACATCCGTCGGGCCGCACTCCCGGAGTGCGGCCCGACGGATGTTGCGTCAGCCCTGCGCGGCGGGCAGGTCCCGTACGGAGATCTGCGCCACCGTGTTCAGCAGGCTGCGCTGGAAGGTGGCCACGAAGCCCTCGACCGTGTCCGTGTCCCGCGGCCGGCTCAGATACGGCTTCAGCTTCCGCTCCACCTCGCGCACCCCCGGCTGCGCGGCCATGTGCCGGGCCACGGCCTCCAGGTCGCCCGTGTACTCGATGACCCGCACCAGGGTGTCGTCGCGCAGGAACACCGCGGTGGCCAGGATCGTGCCGGCCTGCTCGCCCGCGGCGTCCTCGACCCGGCTGCTGCGCACCCGCTTGAAGTCGCCGAAGATCTCGGCGAGTTCCTTCTCGTACCCCGGCTTGATGTCGTACGTGATCGCTGCGAACGGCATGCCCGTGCCCTCTCCCTCAACCGCTGTCGTGGACGTCTAGGTCCTGTCCGGCCGCCAGGCAAGCCCGACCGGCTCGGGCCCCGCTCGAAATCCCCCGTAACGGCGGCGGACCCCGGGTGTCTGGAGAGGATTTCGAGCGGCCCTCCAGACCCCGGTGCGACGTTCTCCCGTGACCACCGACCACCGGGAGGACCCGTGCACCGCACTCTGATCGTCGCCAAGCTGCGGCCGGACAGGACGGACGACATCGCGAGGATCTTCGAGGAGTCCGACGCCACCGACCTGCCGCACATGATCGGCGTGAGCCGCCGCACCCTGTTCCGGTTCCACGGCCTGTACTTCCACCTGGTGGAGGCCGACGGCGACATCGGCGCCAACCTCTACCGCGCCCGCAGCCACCCGCTCTACGACGACATCAACACCAAGCTCGCCGCGTGCGTGGAGCCGTACGACCCGGACTGGAAGGAACCCAAGGACGCGATGGCCACGCCCTTCTACATCTGGACCAAGGACGGAG from Streptomyces fradiae includes:
- a CDS encoding acyl-CoA dehydrogenase family protein; translation: MTTVVDPVDSSEVAVQERIARLEHEFGDLDDPGNPLGAQQFLAADEERRLLPAAERLLDAFGLNAEFVPVALGGRLDRLDVLARVLRVVFRRDAALGLGYGLTSYLAAVGVWTAGTPGQRQETAALLLAHGRMACAYPEPPQGNDFLRNRLTAVPDGAGYRVGGRKEALNNGARAGALVLFADTPDGLSALLTPGPAHPDGAGIRLLPRRPTTGVRGCAVQGLAFDGPRPPTGRLLGPAGGGTRLAEHVFPLTRSAGLSMTLGCADTALRTTTAFARSRRRRSPASLHSSRTRTALVNAFADLLVCDCLSLVATRATHVLPRESRTLGAVAKYLLPMVLTETMDDLSIVLGSEAYATSGGYAIFQKTARDLPILGLGSAGASASRAVLVAQLRRLPAFGTPQAQGDAELGALFRPFDAALPPCEVWENGRPADRDSLLGSLEESARHADGPLAEAAGVLVAQLAVLREGCAELAARPAAEPPGPRALALADRYALLVAGAACLGVWRHRPPGGFLAGPDWAATALTRVAGRLDRTAVRMPEAAADQLLGELLHRFDDARSYDLYATALGRS
- a CDS encoding TcmI family type II polyketide cyclase encodes the protein MHRTLIVAKLRPDRTDDIARIFEESDATDLPHMIGVSRRTLFRFHGLYFHLVEADGDIGANLYRARSHPLYDDINTKLAACVEPYDPDWKEPKDAMATPFYIWTKDGGRIQ
- a CDS encoding SchA/CurD-like domain-containing protein is translated as MPYAAITYRVKPGFEEEITKIFTDFRRVDTPDFTGADGEQAGRLLGTAVFLKDDVVVRVIHYEGDFAAVGKHMAAQQGVHSAEAALLPYLAEPRDTRSPQAFAEYFREATMHTLVQLTVDTHPTGARAS
- a CDS encoding acyl carrier protein, coding for MNLSELGALLLECVGAPEEGMALEGEAALDTPFLEFGYDSLALLQATSVINRTYGIVLDDDAVMEAETPRMLLALIGAAPRAGAIR
- a CDS encoding SchA/CurD-like domain-containing protein → MPFAAITYDIKPGYEKELAEIFGDFKRVRSSRVEDAAGEQAGTILATAVFLRDDTLVRVIEYTGDLEAVARHMAAQPGVREVERKLKPYLSRPRDTDTVEGFVATFQRSLLNTVAQISVRDLPAAQG
- a CDS encoding BTAD domain-containing putative transcriptional regulator, with protein sequence MDISVLGPFRATLSGVPVHLTAVKPRKVFALLALQAGELVSVASLVEEVWGEHPPRSVQTTLQTYILQIRNAIGAALGDGTERAALPNGVKSVLVTEPGGYRLDSHGGLLDAHEFDALSSAGHRALHQGDWPGASSYFGRALALWHGRALADVQCGSLLEVEATRLDESRMSVLQRRIEADLRLGRHHELVGELSGLAARHPLHEAVHEQLMLALYRVGRRSDALSVYRQLRRCLNQSLGLDPSPSVEHLHQAVLDSSPRLDLDTAGAQLASAN
- a CDS encoding DUF1772 domain-containing protein, with amino-acid sequence MTEVLAVVAVLGSGVTAGVLFAVALSVLPALFAMETGTYVHAHQLLGRNWDPTMPVIVLSSTLADGVLAVAADGAARPLFAAGAVLLLGVSGVSHLCNVPINRRVKAITDPAVIPPDWEDPRPLWRRFHYLRTALALVALILNGAALTAI
- a CDS encoding acyl-CoA carboxylase epsilon subunit produces the protein MDETTETQPAFVVVRGRPDPVELAALTAVLLARVRAAAAAEDAEDPAARAPRAPWGAPRRVRPRVGWTAPR
- a CDS encoding 4'-phosphopantetheinyl transferase superfamily protein; amino-acid sequence: MTRRYDMEHPVRHRGGGGSWREVRDAVAGDGSCVVYAAVDDWVPADPGAPGLAADLGPDDHARLVRMPASRNRDRFVAARLLLKSAAGAVLDALPHELELAYKPGGRPYLRGIGHLDVGLSHTEGLLVVGLTRVGRIGVDTEPADRRMLELGTEHQACTPHELAALERVPPERRNRELVRLWTLKEAYSKAIGQGLRFRFTEFGFGPPVGSPGGPTRMLRPDGTPGAGREWTFHSWRVEDARTAYTVSAAVHDPGFDDRAPVPVER
- a CDS encoding thioesterase II family protein produces the protein MQRYLAVRPGPATDGIRLFCFHHAGGGAMTFAGWQRRIGPDVSVLPVRLPGRETRRREERITDGARLLDELQADLGPLLDEPYALYGHSLGALVAYRFAEHRMRAGLRPPELLSVGACSAPQLPAPVLETLLSPELPDEELIRALGDNESIPALLRGRIGWLAGTLATLRTDLLLAQDLRSTPVTALPCPLDAYAGEVDPLVSAPEVQAWQECTTTRFRLRTVRGTHFFVRGRDVPRAMGEALRAPATGPGAARPGTAPRQAG